The Bacteroidota bacterium genome window below encodes:
- a CDS encoding glycyl-radical enzyme activating protein: MKGLVFDIKHFAIHDGPGLRTTVFLKGCPMKCLWCHNPESQKMIPEEHEKLLTIEDRVYREKISTGQWMTPDEVMLEIRKDEVFYNESDGGVTLSGGEPMMQPDFSLELLEMAHSEGFHTAVDTCGYAHPEVFQRFLEHTDLFLFDLKIMDFMTHVRYTGVSNQNILDNLNALRDSGHRVIIRFPVIPGITNTEDNILKIREFLGKDFTRLDILPYHHMASAKYKRLGLTYALPDLKAPEKNEIESLKVFFSETGINVQTGG, encoded by the coding sequence ATGAAAGGGTTGGTTTTCGATATCAAGCACTTTGCTATACACGATGGTCCGGGATTGCGCACAACGGTTTTCCTGAAAGGATGCCCTATGAAATGCCTTTGGTGCCACAATCCCGAAAGCCAGAAGATGATCCCCGAAGAGCATGAAAAATTATTAACGATAGAAGACCGTGTTTACCGTGAAAAGATAAGCACGGGACAATGGATGACCCCCGATGAAGTCATGCTTGAAATCAGGAAAGATGAGGTCTTTTACAATGAATCCGATGGAGGAGTTACACTATCCGGAGGCGAACCCATGATGCAACCGGATTTTTCTCTTGAGTTGCTGGAAATGGCTCACAGCGAAGGTTTCCACACAGCCGTAGATACTTGTGGCTATGCACACCCTGAAGTTTTTCAACGTTTCCTGGAACATACCGATCTTTTCCTGTTCGACCTGAAAATAATGGATTTTATGACGCATGTCCGCTATACAGGCGTTTCCAACCAAAACATCCTGGATAACCTGAATGCTTTGCGAGATTCAGGTCACCGGGTAATTATCCGTTTCCCGGTTATCCCGGGCATCACCAATACAGAAGATAATATTTTAAAGATCCGTGAATTTCTGGGAAAGGATTTTACAAGGCTTGACATCCTACCTTATCACCACATGGCATCGGCCAAATACAAACGCTTGGGGTTGACCTATGCCTTACCGGACCTTAAAGCTCCGGAAAAAAACGAGATCGAATCGCTGAAAGTTTTCTTTTCAGAAACCGGAATAAATGTGCAAACCGGAGGATAA
- a CDS encoding glycyl radical protein, giving the protein MNERISRLRKYSLNAVNSLSSERAELLTTFMKMPGTQQYSIPVQRAMAFSYILGNKKIYIHEGELIVGERGPAPKATPTYPEICLHSLEDLKILHERPKVSFASDDKMRDVYRDTIIPFWHGKTQRDRIFEKMDKEWINAYEAGVFTEFQEQRAPGHTVLGGKIYRKGMLDLQREIDETIAGLDFHNDPEAQGKNEELKAMKIAAEALIAYAIRHAEALDLLSEQDSDPIRRKELQEMASICRHVPAHAPRTFHEALQYYWFVHLGVITELNPWDSFNPGRLDQHLYPFFLEDIKQETLTEEKAKELLQAFWIKFNNHPAPPKIGVTAKESNTYTDFALINLGGLKEDGSNAVNELSYLILDVIREMRILQPSSMIQVSRENPDSFIRKAIGIIKTGFGQPSVFNTDAIIQELTLQGKSLTDARNGGVSGCVETGAFGTECYILTGYFNLTKILEITLHNGIDPLTGKRPGPETGDPSTFKTFEELFDAFNLQLKHFADIKIRGNNVIEQLFATYIPAPFLSLLIDDCIQNAKDYNAGGARYNTSYIQGVGLGTITDSFTAIRYHVYDRKALSLKEMIMATDRNFSDHPDLQKDLMFHAPKYGNDDDYADRHATMVFDSFHDAINGIPTPRGGTYRINMLPTTSHVYFGSKIGATPDGRKAGMPLSEGISPVQGADRKGPTAVLKSAVKFNHLKTGGTLLNQKFTPQLLSDEKGEQSLVHLIRSYFRMNGHHIQFNVVSAKTLKDAKKHPELYRDLVVRVAGYSDYFNDLTEELQDEIIRRTEHEGY; this is encoded by the coding sequence ATGAACGAAAGAATATCCAGACTCAGAAAATATAGCCTGAACGCAGTGAACAGTCTTTCTTCGGAAAGAGCGGAACTTCTGACCACCTTCATGAAAATGCCGGGAACACAGCAATATTCGATTCCTGTACAACGTGCCATGGCTTTTTCCTATATCCTGGGAAACAAAAAGATCTATATTCACGAAGGTGAGTTGATCGTGGGTGAACGAGGGCCGGCTCCCAAAGCTACCCCAACCTATCCCGAAATCTGTTTACACTCTCTGGAAGACTTAAAAATACTGCATGAACGCCCAAAGGTCAGTTTTGCATCAGATGACAAAATGCGTGATGTTTACCGCGACACCATCATCCCATTTTGGCATGGCAAAACCCAACGCGACAGGATTTTCGAAAAAATGGATAAGGAATGGATAAATGCCTATGAGGCAGGCGTCTTTACCGAATTCCAGGAACAACGGGCACCCGGACATACCGTGTTGGGTGGGAAAATTTATCGTAAAGGGATGCTCGACCTGCAACGCGAGATCGATGAAACTATAGCAGGTCTCGACTTTCATAATGACCCGGAAGCACAGGGAAAAAATGAAGAGCTGAAAGCCATGAAAATAGCTGCTGAAGCATTGATTGCATACGCAATTCGTCATGCTGAGGCTCTCGATCTGTTATCGGAACAAGATAGTGATCCCATCCGAAGAAAAGAGTTGCAGGAAATGGCATCAATATGCCGGCACGTCCCCGCCCACGCTCCCCGTACTTTCCATGAAGCTCTTCAATATTATTGGTTCGTTCACCTTGGAGTGATCACCGAGCTCAACCCCTGGGACTCGTTTAATCCCGGCCGCCTCGACCAGCATCTTTATCCTTTTTTCCTGGAAGATATTAAACAGGAAACCCTCACCGAAGAAAAAGCAAAAGAGCTGCTTCAGGCTTTCTGGATAAAATTCAACAACCACCCTGCCCCTCCCAAAATTGGAGTAACAGCAAAGGAAAGCAATACCTATACCGACTTTGCACTGATCAACCTGGGTGGATTGAAAGAAGACGGATCCAATGCGGTAAACGAGCTGAGTTACCTCATCCTGGACGTGATCCGCGAGATGCGCATCCTCCAGCCAAGCTCCATGATACAGGTCAGCCGGGAAAACCCCGACAGTTTCATCCGCAAAGCCATTGGGATCATTAAAACAGGCTTTGGACAACCTTCGGTATTCAATACCGATGCCATAATCCAGGAACTGACCCTTCAAGGGAAAAGCCTCACCGATGCCAGAAACGGCGGGGTAAGCGGCTGTGTTGAGACCGGAGCCTTCGGAACAGAATGCTACATCCTGACAGGATACTTTAACCTGACTAAAATCCTGGAAATCACCCTTCATAATGGCATAGATCCACTCACAGGGAAAAGACCCGGACCGGAAACAGGTGATCCATCGACATTCAAAACATTTGAAGAACTATTCGACGCTTTCAATTTGCAACTAAAGCATTTCGCAGATATCAAGATCCGGGGTAACAATGTCATTGAACAACTATTTGCAACGTATATCCCTGCCCCCTTCCTTTCCCTGCTCATCGACGATTGTATCCAAAATGCGAAAGATTATAATGCCGGGGGTGCCCGGTACAACACTTCATATATCCAGGGTGTCGGGTTGGGCACTATAACGGATTCGTTCACCGCGATCCGTTATCATGTTTATGACCGGAAAGCTTTATCTTTGAAAGAAATGATCATGGCAACAGACCGGAATTTTTCAGATCATCCTGATTTACAGAAAGACCTTATGTTTCACGCTCCCAAATACGGAAACGACGATGATTACGCTGACCGTCATGCCACTATGGTCTTTGATTCCTTCCACGACGCCATCAATGGCATTCCTACCCCCAGAGGAGGAACATACCGTATCAACATGCTTCCAACTACCAGCCATGTGTATTTTGGCAGCAAAATCGGGGCCACCCCCGACGGAAGGAAGGCAGGAATGCCTCTTTCTGAAGGCATTTCACCAGTCCAGGGCGCCGACCGTAAAGGCCCGACCGCCGTTTTGAAATCTGCCGTAAAATTTAACCACCTGAAAACCGGCGGAACCTTGCTTAACCAGAAATTCACCCCCCAGCTCCTTTCGGATGAAAAGGGGGAACAAAGCCTGGTTCATCTGATACGCAGTTATTTCAGAATGAACGGACATCATATTCAGTTTAATGTGGTTTCTGCCAAAACCCTGAAGGATGCGAAAAAACATCCCGAACTTTACCGCGACCTCGTCGTGCGGGTCGCAGGCTACAGCGATTACTTCAATGACCTCACAGAAGAATTACAGGACGAGATCATCAGAAGAACCGAACACGAAGGCTATTAA